Within the Magnetospirillum sp. ME-1 genome, the region CGGAGGGTTGCTGATATGGCTTACATCATTCAGGGCGACACCGGCGATTGGGAGATCGTCATCGGTCTCGAGGTTCACGCCCAGGTCATCTCCAAGGCCAAGCTGTTTTCCGGCGCCGCCACCGAATTCGGCGCCGAGCCCAACACCCAGGTGAGCTTCGTCGATGCCGGCTTCCCCGGCATGCTGCCGGTGATCAACGGCACTTGCGTCGAGCAGGCGGTGCGCACCGGCTTAGGGCTCAAGGCCAAGATCAACCTGACATCCGTGTTCGCGCGCAAGAACTACTTCTACGCCGATTTGCCCCAGGGCTATCAGATCAGCCAGTACGACCAGCCCATCGTCGGCGAGGGCGAGCTGATCCTCGATCTCCCCGACGGCGGCACCCGCACGGTGGGCATCGAGCGCCTGCATCTCGAGCAGGACGCCGGCAAGTCCATCCACGACATGCACCCCTCAAAGTCGTTCATCGACCTCAACCGCTCGGGCGTGGCGCTGATGGAGATCGTCTCCAAGCCCGATCTGCGCAGCCCGGAAGAAGCCGGTCTGTATCTCACCAAGCTGCGCTCGATCCTCAGGTATCTCGGCACCTGCGACGGCAACATGCAGGAAGGCAGCATGCGCTGCGACGCCAACGTCTCGGTGCGCCCGGTGGGGTCCACCGAGCTGCGCACCCGCTGCGAGATCAAGAACGTCAACTCCATCCGCTTCGTCCAGCAGGCCATCGAGTACGAGGCGAGGCGACACATCGACGTCTACGAATCGGGCGGCGAGATCAGGCAGGAAACCCGCCTGTTCGATTCGGCCAAGGGCGAGACGCGCTCCATGCGCTCCAAGGAGCACGCCCACGACTACCGCTACTTCCCCGATCCCGACCTGCTGCCCCTGGTGATCGAGCAGTCCTTCGTCGACGGCATCAAGGCCGGCCTGCCGGAACTGCCCGACGAGAAGAAGGCCCGCTTCATGGCGGAATACGGCCTCAACTCCTATGACGCCGGCGTGCTGGTGGCGGAGAAGGCCTCGGCCGAGTTCTTCGAGACGGTGGCCAAGGGCCGCGATTCCAAGATGGCCTGCAACTGGGTGATGGGCGACTTCTTCGCCAGCCTCAACGCCACGGGCAAGACCATCGAGGACCCGCCGGTGACGGCGGCCAATCTGGGGGCGCTCATCGACCTGATCAAGGACGGCACCCTGTCGGGCCGCCTGGCCAAGGACGTCTTCGCCCTGATGGTGGAAACCGGCAAGCCCCCGGCGGTGATCGTCGAGGAAAAGGGCCTTCGCCAAGTCACCGACACCGGCGCCATCGAGGCGGCGGTGGACGCGGTGATCAGCGCCAACGCCGACAAGGTCGCCCAGGTCAAGGACGGCAAGACCGCCCTGCTCGGCTGGTTCACCGGCCAGGTGATGAAGGCGACCCAGGGCAAGGCCAACCCGGCCATGGTCAACGAGATGCTGTCCAAGAAGATCCTGGGCTAGCTCCGTCACTCTCCCGGTGGTCCGCCAAGGGCCGCCGGGAGAGCAGTTCATATCTGAAACACAGCAGGTCTCCCGCCGCTCGCCACCGCTGGCAGGGTTGCGAAAATCGGCCTTGATCGGCCGGGTGACGAGCTTTATGTCTCAATCACCATCAGGGGATGCCTGCACCCATGGACGAAACCGCCACCAGCGAGACCGGCGCCGCCGACGACCAGCTCCTGCCCTTGCGGGTCTGGCTGGCCCTGTTCGGCTCGGTCAAGCAGATCGAGGCGGTGGTGCGCACCAACTTGCGGGAATCCTTCGGCTCGACCCTGCCGCGCTTCGATCTTCTGTCCCAGCTCTACCGCTCGCCGGGCGGGCTGACCATGGGGGAGATCTCGGCCCGGCTGATGGTGACCAACGGCAACGTCACCGGCCTGATCGCCCGGCTGGTGGAGGAAGGGCTGGTGGACCGCCTGCAGGATTCCGACGATCGCCGCGTCCAGTGGGTGCGCCTGACGCCCAAGGGCGACAAGCTGTTCTCCAGCATGGCGCCCGCCAACCAGGCCTGGGTGACCGAGGCCATGTCGGCCATGAGCGACGACGAGTTGCGTCAGTTGCACGCCCTGCTCACCAAGCTGAAGGCCTCGGCGGTTAGAACGTAGGGTACTGGGCTGCCGCCCAGACCCGCCTGGGGCGATGCCCCAGCCCCCCTTTCATTTTATCAATAGAATCAGGGGAGGTTTGGAGGCGAAAGCCTCCAACCAGGGACCGGGGCGGGAGCCCCGCGATAGGCTTCACAGATCCCGAAGCGCGAAACGCTGCAGCTTGCCCGTCGGAGTGCGCGGCAGGGAATGGACGAACTTCACCCGCCGGGGATACTTGTAGGGCGCGATCCGGTTCTTGACGAAGGACTGCAGGTCCTGAATCAGCGCCTCGCCGCCGTCGGAAGGGTCCTTCAGCACCACGAAGGCCGAGACCACCTGGCCGCGCTCTTCGTCGGCGAGGCCGACCACGGCGCATTCCAGCACCTTGGGATGCTCCATCAGCACGCCTTCCACCTCGGGCCCCGAGATGTTGTAGCCGGCCGACACGATCATGTCGTCGGAGCGGGCCTGGTACCAGAAATAGCCGTCCTCATCCATGGTGTAGACGTCGCCGGTCAGGTTCCAGCCGTCGTCCACGTATTTGCGCTGGCGCTCGGGATCATTCAGGTAGCGGCATCCCGTGGGGCCGCGCACCGCCAGGCGGCCCGGCGTGCCGGGCGGCACCGGCTGGCCCGCCGCGTCGACGATGCGCGCCTCGTAGCCGAAGATGGCCCGGCCGGTGGAACCCGGCCGGATATCGTCGCCCGCCGCCGAGATGAAGATGTGCAGCAATTCGGTGCTGCCGATGCCGTCGATGATGCGGATGCCCGTCATCCGATGCCAGAGGTTGGAGGTGGCCAGCGGCAGATGCTCGCCCGCCGACACGCACATCCGCAGCGACGTGAGGTCCCAATCGAGCGCCAGGGCGGCCATGGCGCGATAGGCGGTGGGCGCGGTGTAAAGCCCGGTCACCCGGTAGTCCTGGATGGTCTTCAGCATGGTCTCGGGCGTGAAGCTTTCCACCAGCACCACCGAGGCGCCCACCCGCAAGGGAAACAGGGCCAGCGCCCCCAGCCCGAAGGTGAAGGCCAGCGGCGGCGAGCCGCAGAAGCGGTCGTCCTCTCTCACCCCGGCCACATGGCGGGGGAAGCAGTCGCACACCGCCAGCAGGTCGCGATGCACATGCATGGTGGCCTTGGCCGGGCCGGTGGTGCCCGAGGTGAAGGCGATCAGCGCCACGTCGAGAGCCGAGGTCGCCACGTCGGCATGGCTTGACGGCGCCTCCGCCATGGCCCGGTCCAGGCTCTCGCTCTCCTCGCCCAGCGCGCTGAAATGCATCAGGTGGACGAGACCGGGAGTTTCGGCCCGCGCCGCCTCCAGCTCCTCGGCGAAGCGGATGTCGCACAGGGCATGGCTGACCTGGGCCTTGGCGGCGATATAGGCCAGCTCGCGGCCGCGCAGCAAGGGCATGGTGGCGACGCAGACGCCGCCCGCCTTGACCACCGCGAACCAGGCGGCCAGAAGCATGGGCGTGTTGGGGCCGCGCAGCAGCACCCGGTTGCCGGGAACCAGCCCCATGCGCCGGGTCAGGACGTTGGCGATACGGTTGGCCCTGTCCAGAAGGTCGGCATAGCTCCACACCCGGTCGCGGTAGAGAACCGCCGTCCGCTCGCCCCGCCCCGCCGTCACCGTCTCGTCCAGCAAGACCGTGCCGATGTTGAGGTCGTCGGGATAATCGCAAAGGGGCGGCAGCGCCGGGTCCATGACCGGCCACAGCTCGCGGGGCGGCAACCCGTCACGGGCAAAGCTGTCCAGATGGGCCGAACGGCCAAGGGATTCCGCCATCTCCACGCCCTCCTCTTTACGCCTAAACCACAGAGGAACTCCGAGCCCCGCCCAGGATAATCTCAAGGTGGGCACTCACCCGGACGAATTCCATGATCACCGCCGAACCCGGTTTATTTCAAGCATGAAATTTATCAACCCGACCGGGGCACGAAGCCGTCGATGGAGGCGTATTGCTTCGGCCAGGGCATGGCGTAGCCCTGCTCGGCCGCCGCGTGGCGGGTCCAGTAGGGGTCGTAGAGATGGGTGCGGGCCAGCACGCACAGATCGGCACGGCCGGCGGCCAGGATGGTGTTGACGTCGGCGTGGGACTGGACGTTGCCCACCGTCATGGTGGGAATGCCGGCTTCCAGCCGGATGCGGTCGGCGAAGGGGGTCTGGAACAGGCGGCCATAGACCGGCTGCTGCTCGGCCACCACTTGGCCCGCCGAGACGTCGATGATGTCGCAACCCAAATCCTTGAGGCGGCGCGCCACCTCCACCCCGTCTTGCGGGGTGAAGCCGCCATCGGCCCAATCGGTGGCCGAGATGCGCACCGAGATGGGCTTGTCCGCCGGCCAGACGGCGCGCACGGCCGTAAACACCTCCAGCGGGAAGCGCATGCGGTTCTCCAACGAGCCGCCGTATTCGTCGGTGCGGCGGTTGGTCAGCGGCGACAGGAAGGTGGACAGCAGATAGCCGTGGGCGAAATGGACCTCGACCATGTCGAAGCCCGCCTCGTCGGCCAGGCGGGCGGCACGAACGAAATCGGCCACCACCTTGTCCATGTCGGCGCGGTCCATGGCCCGGGGCGTCTGGTTGATCCGGCGATAGGGGATGGGCGACGGCCCCATTACCGGCCAGTTGCCCTCCTCCAGGGGCTGGTCGATGCCCTCCCAGATCAGCTTGGTCGAGCCCTTGCGCCCGGCATGGCCCAGCTGCACGGCGATCCTGGCCTGGGTATTGGCGTGGACGAAGTCGCACACCCGCTTCCAGGCCGCCACGTGCTCAGGTCTGTAAAGACCGGCACAGCCGGGCGTGATGCGGCCTTCCGGGCTGACATCGGTCATCTCGGCGATCACCAGACCGGCTCCCCCCATGGCGCGGCTGCCCAGATGGACCAGATGGAAGTCGCCGATGGTGCCGTCCTCGGCGGAATACATGCACATGGGCGACACCACCACCCGGTTGGCCAGCGTCATGCCCCGCAGCCTGAACGGCGTGAACATGGGCGGCGTGGGACGGTCGGGCGGCACCGTGCCCGCTTGCTCCGCCGCCTGGGCGGCGAACCAGCGTTCGATACCGTCCACGTATTGGGGATCACGCAGCCGCAGGTTGTCATAGGTGATGCGCAGCGACCGGGTCAGCATGGAGAAGTTGAACTGGATAGGGTCAAGCCGGCCGTGATAGCGCTCGGTCTGCTCGAACCATTCCATGCTGGTCTGCGAGGCGCGCTGCAGGCTTTCCACCACCGGGCGGCGATCGGCCTCGAACGCCTCCAGCGCCGCGTCGACGGTGGGATTGGCGGCCAGGGCGGCGGCCAGCGCGATGCCGTCCTCCATGGCCAGCTTGGTGCCGGACCCGATGGAGAAATGGGCGGTATGCAGCGCATCGCCCATCAGCACCACATTGCCGTGATGCCAGCGCCGGTTCCGCACCCGGGGAAAGCTGCGCCAGATGGAGTTGTTGGAGATCAGGGGGTGGCCCTGCAGTTCTTCGGCGTAAAGGCGCTGGCAATAGGCCACGCTTTGCGCTTCGTCCGCCCGGTCCAGCCCGGCTTTGCGCCAGGTATCCTCGGTGCATTCGATGATGAAGGTCGATCGCCCGTTCTCGAACTGATAGCAGTGGGAGCGAAACAGCCCGTGCTCGTTCTCGCGGAAGAAGAAGGTGAAGGCCCCGAACGGCCGGGTGGTGCCCAGCCAGATGAACTTGTTGGGCCGCAGGTCGATGTCGGGGCCGAAATGCTCCTTGTGGCGGTCGCGCACGATGCTGTTGATGCCGTCGCCGGCCACCACCAGGTCCCAGTCGCGGTAGGCGTCTATGTCGCTGACATTGGCATCGTGGACCACCTCGACGCCCAGTTCCAGGGCCCGCGCCTCGAGAATCCGCAAAAGCCGAAGGCGCGACAGACCGGCGAAGCCGTGGCCGCGCGACACCAGGACATGCCCCCGGTAATGGGTCTCGATGTCGTCCCAATGGGCGAAGGCCTCGGTGATCTGGCGGTATGTCTGTGGATCGGCCTCGGCGAAATTGGCCATGGTGGCGTCGGAGAACACCACCCCGAAGCCCCAGGTGACGTCGGCGGGATTGCGCTCCAGCACCCGGATGGTCGCCGTGGGGCGCTGCTTCTTCATCAGGATGGAGAAATACAGGGACGCCGGACCACCGCCGATACAGGCTATCTTCATGGCAAACTCCCCGGACAACCAAGTTAGTTTACTCATAAAATATTAGCCGGGCGTTAGTTTGTAGTCAATCCAAATCACACCTGCTCAGGCCATCGCCCCGGCCAAAGCCCGTCCGCACCGGAGAAGCGCCTCCCTGCGGGTTGCATCCAGCAATATATTATGCCTAAACTAATTCCGACCATGCGGAGCACAGGAGGAACCATGCACAAGAACATCCTTCCCGAAGGCTGGGCGCCGGCCATCGGCTACGCCAACGGCATCCTGGCCGAGCCGGGCCGCACCCTGTATCTGGCCGGACAGGTGGGCTGGAACGCCCAGCAGGTCTTCGAGAGCGAGCGACTGATCCCTCAGTTCGAACAGGCCCTGAAGAACATCCTGGCCGTGCTGGAAACCGCCGGCGGCCGGGCCGAGCACATCGTGCGCATCACCGCCTTTTGCATCGCCCGCGACGAATACCTGGCATCGCGGCGCGAGCTGGGCCGCATCTGGCGCGAGCTGATCGGCAACCACTACCCGGCCATGAGCATGATCTTCGTGGCCGACCTGCTGGACCACCCGGCCAAGATCGAGCTGGAAGCCACCGCCGTCATCCCCGGCGCCTGACCATCGGCAAGTCCCCCGGACGCGGGCGCGTCGGGGGCACGCCCGCTGGCATGGCCGCCCCAGGCAGGGTATAGTGGGGACCGGACCAGCAGGAACAGCGCCATGCGCCGGCTCGACGACATCCTGGAGCAACTCCGCGCCATGCAGGCGGATTTGTACCGCCGCTACCCGATCCGCTCCATCGGGGTCTTCGGCTCGTACGTGCGCGGCGAACAGAGGGATGACAGCGATCTCGACGTGTTGGTCGAGTTCGGGGATACCGCCGGGCTGTTCGAATACGCCGGCCTGCAGCTCGAACTCAGCGACGCGCTCGGGATGCCGGTGGACGTGGTGAACAGGGCGGCCCTCAAGCCCCGCATCGGCCAAAGCATCCTGGCCGAGGTGCGAATGCTGTGACCCGCGACTTCGTGGATTATCTCGCCGACATGCTGGCCTATGCCGAAAAGGCCCGGAACTTCGTCGGGACCATGACGCCCGGCGAGTTGTCGGCGGACGAGAGAACCTACCTGGCCACCGTCCGCGCCATCGAGATCGTGGGGGAAGCCGCACGTCATGTTCCGGCGGAATTCCGGGATCGCTTTCCCGCCATTCCCTGGCGGCAAATAATCGCCATGCGCAACATCCTCGCCCACAATTACGAAGGCGCGGATCCCAAGATCATCCATCGCACCGCCACGGCCAATCTGTCGGAGCTGATCGCCCTGTTGCCCGAAGCCATTGCCGCGGCCAAGGATGAGTAGCCCCAGGTGAGCCGCGACATCTTCAATCAGGCCGCCGGGCTGATCAAGGCCGGACGCTTCGACGGGGCGCTGAAGCTGCTGGCGCCGCTGCCCGAGGGCATGGCGGGCCTCGACGCCCTGCTGGGCGCCGCCCGCCTGGGCCGCAAGGAATCGCGGGCGGCGATCCTCCACCTGACCCGCGCCCTGGCGGAAATACCCGGTGACGCGCGGCTGACGCTGCTGCTAGGCAAGGCCCATTTGCTGGCCAACGATCCCGCCGCCGCCATCGCCCGGTTCGAGTCCCTGCCCCTTAGCCCCGACAGGGACGAGGCGCTGGCCGGCGCCTATCGCCGCGATGCCCGCTTTGATGACTGCCTGAGGCTGGTGGAGGCCGCCGACGCCCCCACCGACCAGATGCTGTACGAGCGCGCCATGAGCCTGAACGGCCTGGGACGGGCCGAAGCCGCGCTGGAGGCCTGGGACCGCCTGATCGCCCGCGCTCCCGATCTGGCGGCCGCGTGGTATGGCAGCCACGGGCCGGCGCTGGACCTGCGGGGCTGGGACGAGGCCGAGCGGCGGCTGATACGGGCCGCCGCCTGCCCCAAGGCCAACGGCCGCTACGAGGCATTGGGCGCCGCCTATGACGCACTGGCCGGGACCAAGCCGCGGCTGTTCGGCCCCAAGCATGCCCATGTGGTGGACTCGGCCGCCGCCCTTTTCCCCCATCTGGCCCCGGGCTGGCGGCTGTTCGGCATGAGCGCCGCCCTGCTGGCCTGGGCGCTGGATCAGGCGCGAAAGCCCGGACTGGTGCTGGAATTCGGCGTGCGAAGGGGGGCGTCGCTGGCGGTGCTGGCCCAGCATGCCGGCCAGGAGGTCCACGGCTTCGATTCCTTCGAAGGCCTGCCCGAGGGCTGGGGCGCTACCCGGGCCGGGGTGCTGACCACCGGCGGCGCCCTGCCCAATGTCGGCGACAACGCCCGACTGCATCCCGGCTGGTTCGAAGACACCCTGCCCGCCTTCCTGGCCGACCATCCCGGCCCGGTCCGCTTCGCCAATATCGACAGCGACATCTATTCCTCGGCCCGCACCGTGCTGAATGCCCTTTCCGGCCGCATCGAAGCGGGCAGCGTGCTGGTCTTCGACGAGTTCATCGGCAACCGCACCTGGAAGGAGGACGAATACCGCGCCTTCACCGAATTCGCCGCCGCCCATGACGTCGCCTGGCGAGTGATCGCCGTCAATCCCGCCTGCAAGCAGGCGGCCATCCTGATCGGCTGACCTTCTTTCGGATTTCCGAATTCCAGCGCGCTCGCCCTCGCCTTTGGGGCGAGGTGAGGCTATCGTCGGAACAGATCGGGGCGAACCCCGGCGCAGCCAACAGGGACGGTGACGTGATGACGCTTTTCGGCATTCCCCTCGAATTCGTGCTGTTCGCGGCGACCCTGCTGGGGGTGGCGCTGCTGCACAACCACACCCTGTATGTGGGCCTCGCCGGGCTGGGGACCATCTCGCTCTACAAGATCGCCGTCACCGGCTTCAAGACCGGGCCGGGAGTGGCGGGGTTCATGGCCCATCTCGGCCATGAATGGGTGACCGTCGCCAACCTGTTCTGCCTGCTGATGGGCTTCGCCCTGCTGGCGCGCCATTTCGAGAAGAGCCACGTCCCCGTGGTGTTGCCCAAATACCTGCCCGACGACTGGAAGGGCGGCTTCGTCATGCTGGTGATGGTGTTCGTCATCTCCAGCTTCCTCGACAACATCGCCGCCGCCCTGATCGGCGGGGCCATGGCCCACCAGCTGTTCCGCGCCAGGGTGCATGTGGGCTTCCTGGCCGCCATCGTCGCCGCCTCCAATGCCGGCGGCTCGGGCTCGGTGGTGGGGGACACCACCACCACCATGCTGTGGATCTCCGGCGTCCATCCGGGACAGGTGTTCGAGGCCTATGTGGCGGCGGGCGTCTCGCTGCTGATCGTCGGCGTGATCGGCGCCAAGCAGCAGCACGCCTACTCCCCCATCCTCAAGGCCAGCCACGCCCACACCCATGTGGACTGGGGCCGGGTGGGCATCGTGGCGGTGATGCTGGGCGCCGCCATCATGGCCAATGTGGCCGTCAACCTGTCGGCGCCGCAGATGGCCGACCAGTTCCCCTTCATCGGCGCCGCCGTGTGGATCGCCGTGGTGGCGACCATGAGCGTGCGCCGCCCCGACTGGGAAATCATGCCCGAGACCGCCAAGGGCTCCATATTCCTGCTGTCGCTGGTGCTGTGCGCCTCCATGATGCCGGTGGAGCAGCTGCCCCCCGCCTCGGCCTTCACGGCGCTGCAATTGGGCTTCGTCTCGGCGGTGTTCGACAACATTCCGCTGACCGCGCTGGCCATCAAGCAGGGCGGCTACGACTGGGGCTACCTGGCCTATGCCGTGGGCTTCGGCGGCTCGATGATCTGGTTCGGCTCGTCGGCGGGCGTGGCGCTGTCCAACATGTACCCGGAAGCCAAGTCGGTGGCGCAGTGGCTGAAGCAAGGCTGGCACGTGACGCTGGCCTATGTGGTCGGCTTCGCGGTGATGGCGGCCCTGGTGCCCTGGCGTCCCGATGGTCTGCCGTGAGCGTTCGCATCGGCATCGATCTCGGCGGCACCAAGACCGAAGCCATCGCCCTTGACCGCGACGGGCGGGAATTGGCGCGCCAAAGGGTGCCGACGCCCAAGGGCAGCTACGACGGCACCGTCGCCACCATCAAGGCGCTGGTCGAGGGCCTGGATGCCCGCCTGGGGGCGCGCGGCAACGTCGGCATCGGCATTCCCGGCACCATCAGCCCGCTGACCGGCCTGGTCAAGAACGCCAATTCCACCTGGCTGATTGGCAAGCCGCTGGACCGCGATCTGGAAGCCGCCCTGGGCCGCCCGGTGCGGCTGGCCAACGATGCCGATTGCTTCGCTTTGTCCGAGGCCTCGGACGGAGCGGGCGCCGGCTTCGCCACGGTGTTCGGCGTCATCCTGGGCACGGGGGTGGGCGGCGGCATCGTCGTTCACGGCCGCCTGCTGACCGGCCCCAATTCCATCGCCGGGGAATGGGGCCACAATCCCCTGCCCTGGCCCCGGGACGACGAGCGTCCCGGTCCCGCCTGCTATTGCGGCCGCGCCGGCTGCATCGAGACCTTCCTGTCGGGCCCCGGCCTGGCCCGCGACCATGGCGAAGGCCTGACCGCCGAACAGGTGGCCGCGTCGGACAGCCCCTCCGCCCGGGCGGCGCTGGAGCGCTACGAGCACCGCCTGGCCCGTGCCCTGGCCGCCGTGATCAATGTCATGGATCCGCACGTCATCGTGCTGGGCGGCGGCCTGTCCAAACTGGAGCGCCTGTACCGCAATGTGCCCGCCCTGTGGCCGCAATTCGTCTTCTCGGACCATGTGGACACCGTGTTGCGCCCGCCGGTACATGGCGATTCTTCTGGCGTCCGCGGCGCCGCCTGGCTATGGCCGCCCCAGTAGAACACCTGAGAAAATCGCACCGCCCGCAGTGCAGCATGCGAGTTTGTCTAGATCCAACAAAACGCTTCTCTTACACTAAAGCGTTACAACCAGATTGTTTTTTCCGCCAATTGACCGACGTCAAGTGTCAGACCTCTGTTATTTCGCATTCTGATGAGCGATTAGTCGAAATTCGTCGGAATGCACATGAACGCGCAGCAACGGGACAACGTTACCTCTGATGGGCACAAATTGCGGCCGGAGGATCTGGCGGCAGTGGCCCGCCTGCCGCTGTTCTGCGACCTGAGCCCGGCCGTCCTGGCCGAGATCACCGTCGAGGCGTCCGTCACAAAATACGCCCGCAACGACATCATCTTCCGCCAGGGCGACGCCCCCGACGCCCTGCGCGTGGTGCTGGACGGGCAGGTGGGGCTGACCGGCACCATCGCCGACGGCGGCGAGACCATGGTGGAAATCCTCAAGGCCGGCGAGATGTTCATCCCGGCGGCGGTGCTGACCGAAAAGCCGTTCCTGATGAGCGCCGTGACGCTGACCCCGGCGCGCATCCTGTCGCTGCCGGGCGAGCGCTTCCGCCGCGATGTGCGCGAAAGGCCGGATCTGGCCTATGTCATGGTGACGTCGCTGTCGCGGCACTTCCGCACCCTGGTGCGCGAGGTCAAGGATCTGAAGCTGAAATCGGCGGCCCAGCGTCTGGCGCTGTACCTGATCGGCCTGACCGCCAAGCGCGAGGGCTCGACCATCGTGCGGCTGCCCCACTCGAAAAGCGTCATCGCCGCCCGGGTCGGCGTGCGGCCCGAAACCCTGTCGCGCGCCTTCGCCCATCTCAAGGGCCACGGCGTGGTGGTGGACGGCAACGCGGTGTCCATCGCCGACATTCCCGCCCTGCGCGCCTATTGCCACGAAGGCGAGGAAGTCATCTGAGCCTTGCCCTCGGCGGCCCCTCGGCCGATCGTTCCTCTATTTGGCGGGCACCACGCCGCAAGCCACCCGGCCGCCGCCGCCGCCCAGGGGCTTGGGCTGGTCGGCGTAATTGTCCGCCCCCGCATGGATGATCACGGCCCGGCCCTTGAGGTCGGAGACCTTGAGCTTGGGCGCGGTCATCGCGTCGGTGGCGGTGCCGTCGCCGTTGACCGCCAGCGCCGGCAGGTCGCCCAGGTGCCCGTGGCCCCAGGGGCCTTCGTGCCTGGCCGCCTTGGCCGGATCGTAATGGCCGCCGGCGGACAGACCGGGCACCATCTTGCCGTCCTGCTCCTTGGGCTGGCAGCTCGGATTCTCGTGGACATGGAAGCCGTGCGGCCCGGGGGTCAGCCCGGACAACTTGGGCATGACCATCAGCCCGCCCTTGGTGTCCCTGACCGTGACGGTGCCGATTCCGGCCCCGATTCCATTGGCGTCGATGGCGTTGACCGGAATCACCAGTTCGGCGGCCAGCGCCTGTCCGGCCGCCAGCACCAATCCCAGGCCGGCGAAAATGAA harbors:
- a CDS encoding citrate transporter, which encodes MTLFGIPLEFVLFAATLLGVALLHNHTLYVGLAGLGTISLYKIAVTGFKTGPGVAGFMAHLGHEWVTVANLFCLLMGFALLARHFEKSHVPVVLPKYLPDDWKGGFVMLVMVFVISSFLDNIAAALIGGAMAHQLFRARVHVGFLAAIVAASNAGGSGSVVGDTTTTMLWISGVHPGQVFEAYVAAGVSLLIVGVIGAKQQHAYSPILKASHAHTHVDWGRVGIVAVMLGAAIMANVAVNLSAPQMADQFPFIGAAVWIAVVATMSVRRPDWEIMPETAKGSIFLLSLVLCASMMPVEQLPPASAFTALQLGFVSAVFDNIPLTALAIKQGGYDWGYLAYAVGFGGSMIWFGSSAGVALSNMYPEAKSVAQWLKQGWHVTLAYVVGFAVMAALVPWRPDGLP
- a CDS encoding ROK family protein, translating into MSVRIGIDLGGTKTEAIALDRDGRELARQRVPTPKGSYDGTVATIKALVEGLDARLGARGNVGIGIPGTISPLTGLVKNANSTWLIGKPLDRDLEAALGRPVRLANDADCFALSEASDGAGAGFATVFGVILGTGVGGGIVVHGRLLTGPNSIAGEWGHNPLPWPRDDERPGPACYCGRAGCIETFLSGPGLARDHGEGLTAEQVAASDSPSARAALERYEHRLARALAAVINVMDPHVIVLGGGLSKLERLYRNVPALWPQFVFSDHVDTVLRPPVHGDSSGVRGAAWLWPPQ
- a CDS encoding cyclic nucleotide-binding domain-containing protein; its protein translation is MNAQQRDNVTSDGHKLRPEDLAAVARLPLFCDLSPAVLAEITVEASVTKYARNDIIFRQGDAPDALRVVLDGQVGLTGTIADGGETMVEILKAGEMFIPAAVLTEKPFLMSAVTLTPARILSLPGERFRRDVRERPDLAYVMVTSLSRHFRTLVREVKDLKLKSAAQRLALYLIGLTAKREGSTIVRLPHSKSVIAARVGVRPETLSRAFAHLKGHGVVVDGNAVSIADIPALRAYCHEGEEVI
- the sodC gene encoding superoxide dismutase family protein; its protein translation is MGRTFIFAGLGLVLAAGQALAAELVIPVNAIDANGIGAGIGTVTVRDTKGGLMVMPKLSGLTPGPHGFHVHENPSCQPKEQDGKMVPGLSAGGHYDPAKAARHEGPWGHGHLGDLPALAVNGDGTATDAMTAPKLKVSDLKGRAVIIHAGADNYADQPKPLGGGGGRVACGVVPAK